From Micropterus dolomieu isolate WLL.071019.BEF.003 ecotype Adirondacks linkage group LG06, ASM2129224v1, whole genome shotgun sequence:
CAGATATTTAGTTCACTTTACATGGACAGAAAACTAACAATTACAAATTAGATGTTTGCACAATATGTAATTTTGCACaaattatttctctttttgcactAAAGatttaagaaggaaaaaaaaaaatctcattattccgacaccacatgaatgcactgGTCAGCCCTCGCTTTCCAAGTGCACAGGAGATACTATGGTGGCCGACACATTCTGTCAGCTCTTATgcaaaataatacatgtggtcctccatttgtccaaatttctcttcttacATTTAATAAACCTCTGGACTAcgactacaactactactactactaacgttcttcttcttcttcttcttcctcttagTACGTCTTCAACGTAATGATGAAACACACTCTGGAGagccgtttgggctactgtagaaacatgcgCAACAGAGCgatgtccatgtaagaggacccgtgGTGTCTGTAAATAGAAATggttcattctaaggtaattaaaacataacagttcattatgtaaggtctttatacaccactgaaaacatagttatgggtattatattacatttcacTGTCAAtggatcctcctaaatattacacactgaacctttaagctaCCATCGCATTTCAACAGTTACACTTCAGGCTACAGTTGCATACTGAATAAAAGAGGGAGAAACTGAATGAAATACATTGCCAAAGTATTTGTCCAGCAGCTCCACGTAGCGATGAATAACCTCCAGAGCTAACAGCTCATTCTCCTGATTCTCTATGGCCAAGCAGAAAAATAAGCTTGCATACCTGAGGAAAAGGTGACAGTGGTGATTTTTCAGCCGATAGATAGAAGTTAAAatggttttaatggtttaaCTATGAATAGAAAAGAGCCAGGGGTGGGATGGTGGGGGGTAGATTAAGAAGCAGATAAAGTAGACCAACACACAGGGGACAGCACCCACCTCTTGTAAATAATTTTCAGATCTTTCCAGTGCAGAAAGTTACAGGAGCGGGGTTGGCGTGCCAACACCATGGTGGTCATGTCCCTGATGATCTTTTTCTTCTCACGTTCTGATATGGGCGTGAACCACTTCTGAAGACGCAGCTTCCCCTGGCGACTGAAGAGCAGCAGGAAGCGCATCTATCAATGCAGACACACCGTAGAGTTAGTTTGGCATGCACGAACCGAGGGGATGACTtgtatggacacacacacacacaaagtcattgCACAGGACATTATTAACTACCCTCGAACACACAAACCAAGGGTCAAATGAGTGGTTTGCTGTTGTCATGGCTCATTAAAAAGTAACTCCACTGACCAAACGCTAAACGGGGGAGAAGGGTGTCGGCTAACACATGACTGAGGAAGACGTAGTTTGGAACTTCCTTTACAATTTTCCACAGAGGTAAGGAAAAGTTGAGTTACGGATGTTTAGAGAATGTGCTTCCTAGCATCAGAAAGAGATTTGGCTACATATCAAAATGGACATTAATTTTCCCTCACCTCCATCAGAACCACACTGACACTATTTCCTTTAGGTCTTCCTCTAATTGTTGATGTATATGAGTTTGTCCTTAACTGGAATAATGGCTTAAAGGCAGTTGGTTGTTTTGTGTCGCACCTCTGAGttaaatttgtgattttggtcaatataaatatttaaacaatttaCTTGAATATctatgtaaaatgaaaaatccTCTTCAGCCCTCACAGACCCACCAGAGCAGAGATCTTTTTTTAAGCTCATGATGTGAAACAAATCATGGTTAAAGACCTACTAAAACTCCCCTAAAACAGCTAATTACAAGGGATTGTGCACATTCTAATGCACAAGCACAAGATATTTCCTGTTTGTTGTAATGCTGCAGCCATGGCAAATGGCTTATTAGGATTTAAAATTTCCCTCAATAAACTGTTGGAGAAACAAAAGCATACCATATGGGCCATTGTGATGTGAGGTAaaatgtccccccccccccatttaaGGAAGATGTCAGAATTCACTTGGTTTCAAGAGGACATACCAGTTTTTCTGTATATTGAATTGAAACTTTATTTCAGACTTAGGTTCTACATAAATCATAGGAGATTACAATAAATAACTTAGGCTAGATACAAAAGCACAATACAAGACCATGGTTTAATATGTATAGCCTACATATTAATGTCTTACAAAGATCAGTTGAATGCTACCAATGTCTCCACAGCTAAGCACTAAATCTTAGTAGCCTATGTTTGATAAAACCAAGATGAAGATGAGTGATTAGGCCGCCAAATAAATGTTCCcagaaaataaaaccacaaaccaCAGTGGGCTATAGGCTACTAGAAAAACAGGCGCACATACAATCCCATAAAACTGGTATTTCCAGGTGTATAACCTTGCGCCAACAGATAGGCAAATCAATGTGGAAAGCGTTAAACTGCCACCTGGGCAGGACTCGACGCAAAGTGACGAAACCTGTTCTGCTGAGGGGACCGGTTGAGGAAACGCACACCTTACTTCCGACTGTCGCTTAAAGTGGGGAAGACGACAATTAAAAACtcacaataaaaaccaaaatAGGTCTACAACTGCTGTTGGGCGGTCAGACAACAGCGAACAGGCCTCAGCGTTACAGGAAGTGGTGTAAAGGCGCAGTTTCTAGCTTTAGCTACCTGACGGCGACAACAGGTGCAACAGGTGAACAGCCTGACGCTATCAGCTAGCCTATAGTCACGCGTAGAAAACAAACACTTACCATTTTGAACCTGCGCCAAAAGATATCAACACATCAAGCGATTAAAAAATATGACACTTTTAACCCTTACAGCGGGTCAACTGGTCCGGCTGAGCGCATATCTGTCCGTCGTCCACTCCACTCAGTGTGAAAGTTGCTTAACTCCGCCCTCCTGACCGCAGGAGGAGCGGTGCCTGCCGGACGCGTCACCAGACCTCGCAACCATCTGGATTGGTTATTGCAGATGTGTGACAGGGATGCACCCGAGCAGCAGCCCATCACGACATGCTAAGGTTGACCACGTGACGTAAATGTGCCAAGCGTTTTAATGAATGAGTTGATTAAACTTTTGACATAACCTGACTGTCAGCCGCGAGTGTTATTTCCACGCAGCGTCGGCAGAGAGCAGCGCAGGCTCTCTCCATCTGCCTGATTCATGTGATACCTACTGGTCTGTCACAGTGGTTGACAGGGACTGGCAAGCTGGTACACTTTTTGGGAATAACATGTCTCTGTATCGAAATGCTATCTGGTTTTTGAATGGAATTCACCAATATACAAGGTCAGTCAACACTACTTTGACCAGTCCTTACTTTGGAGCTTAATAGAGATCTAAAGAAATGGCTGTCAGGGGAGGCTTTGTGAATTTCAGTCCGTGTACACAGTAGGCTATATTGTCCTGCTTGTTGACTATAAGTGGGCTGTATGAGTTATTGTTTGTAAATCTTATGTTTGCCTGAAACCTTCTAAACAGAATATCAAAGGTCTGATCACTGTATGGCACACATCACTGCACAAACTGGCCTTTATATCCAGTTACAATAGTTCCATTGACAGCTGATGTGTCTTCAGGATGACATGTACATCACCTGACTCTAGTGAAGCTAACACATGGAGAGAccaaaacaaatgttcagtCTTGTGAcagtttgattaaaaaaatgttttgggtcattttaaCTTTGAGGCTCACATTGATTTGTGTTTCCCCGCCTGCCTTTAGGAAGGGACATGGGGCAGCGTCTAAAGACTTCAACCCCCAAGACCTGAATGTGTCCGTAGTGGGAAGGTCTTTTATGATCACCGGAGCCAACAGCGGAATTGGCAGAGCGACAGCCATGGCTATAGCCAAGAAAGGTAAGTGCCGGTTCTCTTGTCATGCCCCTTAAATTGCTAGAAATTAAACTCTCATGTTTTGTTTCCAGGCGGGACAGTCCACTTGGTGTGCAGGAACAAAGATAAGGCAGAAGAGGCCAGGGTGGACATTGTCAGTGAGTCTGGGAATACGGTGAGGGTTGCTCGCCTTgaacatgcaaaataaaagggaaaGAGAAGGGAAAATGATGAtttgtgagagtgagagagagagagagagagactcataTGTAACATGGTTATTCTAGGAAGTATACATCCATGTAGTGGACATGTCAGAGACACGCAAAGTCTGGGAGTTTGCAGAGGCCTTCAAGAAGCAGTATCCATCCTTGAATGTGTTGGTAGGTATTGCCTGTCTCCTTTAATGTGGTTATCAATTTCTTTATCAACTAATAACATTGATGTGGACTCCGCTATTTGAAATCTTTTGAAATCATTTTCTTGGGACAGATAAATAATGCAGGGTGCATGGTGCACAAGAGAGAGGTGAATGCTGAGGGGCTGGAGAGGAACTTTGCCACCAATATTATGGGTGAGACCTCATTCTGACGGTCAAACAGCGGCACACTGCTGTATAGATTTAAATTagtgtctttttttcctccatctctTCAGGGGTGTACATCCTCACCCAGAGTCTCATACCACTTCTACAGAAGAGCCGGGATCCGAGGGTGGTaagagcacagacacacacacacacacacacaaatagacacaAGCAAAGTGCTCATCTGCATCATGTGGACAGCATAATGCCACTTCTGTCCACGCTGTTAGTGGCTGTTGTCTATGCACACTGTGCCTCTCTTATCCCTGCCTGTTAGATCACTGTGTCCTCGGGAGGCATGCTGGTCCAGGAACTCAGAGTTAATGACTTGCAGTCAGAGAGGGGCCGCTTTGATGGTGTCATGGTCTACGCCCAGAACAAGGTAGGAGAGAAGAATGTAATACAGGTTCTAAACCAACAGGGATGGAATGtaacttttactcaagtaccgtgcaattttgaggtacttgtattGTACTTTCCattatgatatattattatagattatacTGGCCAGcagtaaagtaattaaaatgagccccacctttaccagctgcaacttTAAATGATCCAATATgtttctgaaatgggccattctgcataatgagcaCTTTTggtacatttattaattataaattaattattatattttgatgctaatactttttaattttacttaagtaagattttgaatgcattttgaTTTACGTCTGAGTATTTAGTATTGCTATCTGAATATTTATGAATAGTTTGAATGAACTATCTCTATGGGTTGGGATTTGTCTGCGTAATTGAACAGAAGGAAAAGAAACATAAAGTAGTAATGCAAAATACATTTACTATAGTAGTAGTTGGAGCGGTAAAACCCTAAACTGAGGCGACAATGTGTTGTTTCTCCTTAGAGACAGCAGGTGGTGCTGACACAACAGTGGGCCAAAGCCAACCCGGTCATTCACTTTTCTGTGATGCATCCAGGCTGGGTAGACACACCAGGTACTTGCTCACTACTGGAAACTATATTTGCTGCtgatatttttctttgtctttgatctttaaaaaaaaaagcctttcaATGAACAGAAAATCGCACACATTGCACTTGCACAGCAGTTATTCTCCTGATGGTGGTGCTATAGCAAATGTTTAAAGACCAAAAGAACCACACCAAAATTCACCGGACATTACAGTAGGGGGAGAATCTGAAGAGCTTCGATTGCAACAGGTTTCATTAAAAGTAACTGAGAAATGTAGCATTTATACAGTCTGtccatttcttatttttcatttttctaaaaacacaGTCTTGAGACCTGGACTAGTAAATACTCTGTGTGGTTGTTTTGAAACTCCCAAATTTGAACCTGTAACACACCAAATTTGTGACCATAAACCCCAATATAAACATCCGCCTTCAggtaaaattaatatttaccTAATAGCTATGATTTTGAGCTGAGACAGAGGACATGAGGTAGATGAAGTATTTACACTTTTTATAAATagttttgctacattttgtatCATTTAATTGTTGAAATTGAAAAGGTAAATGAGTCTGAATTACAGTGCTTTACAAAGCAGAACATGTTCAAAActatttaaaagatttttttatttctattttttcccTATCATCCACATTTGATGAAAAGAGTAAGTGAattttgaaaatgcattttcCACTTTGGGTTTCTAGCTGTTTCTACATCAATGCCTCAGTTCCACCAGAGGATGGGGGAGAGGCTGCGTAGTGTAGAGCAAGGAGCTGACACTGTTGTGTGGTTGGCCTTGTCCAGAGCTGCTGCCAGAACACCCAGCGGCCAGTTCTTTCAAGGTGAGCCACACAAAGTCTGACAGGTTCTTTCACTACGCAAACGGAGatgtcctttttatttaatcttcatAGGTGAATCTCCATCACCTGCCATCACATGTTCAGACAGACTGTTTGTGTTGCAGATCGCAGGCCTGTTCCCACCCACCTGCCTCTGGCCTGGACTCACAGTTCTGCTGAGGAGATTCAGAGTTTCATGACTCAGCTGGAGACTCTGGCCAAAGCCATTCAGTCACAACCTGATGCAAAGCCTGACAGCTCTTCCAGCCCTCACTTGGTCTGAACTGTGATATTAATGTTGCACCATATGTCACGAATCCAGTAAAGCATTAGTTACAGTAAGATCAATATCTGAAACTATTGGCATATTTGTCATGCTTATTCTTCTTTGTCTAATGCACCTCCTAATTTTacccatttatttaaaatttatttttcaggACAGTGCATAGCTCAGTGTCACCTTATATCTGTGATGTCAACGTGTCATCTGGACTGCATTGAACATGTAATTAACTATTGATTTGTAGACAAAAGTCATTGATTTGGAATGAACATCTCATTAGCAGTTACTGAATGCATGTGCAATGCATGACAAAACATGGTTATATCTGGTTACCTGTAAACACGTGCATGTCTGTAATGTATGTGATAAAACAGGATTCCATTGAGGATCACACATGGAAGTGTATTTGTGTCTGAACAGTAGTCTGCAGTGCTGACATCTTAGATGTGCAGTAGTTACTGTTCCGCTTTGTGCTGACACTTCTGAAGTTATTAGATATTTGCATTAAGTGGTAATTATAATGGAACATTAAAAGCCCAGTCTGATGAATGTAATGTGAGAAATTGCACGATCTTCACAATGAGCAAAACTGGTCTCAATATTGCCATTTTCTTCATGTAATATTTTATGAAGTTTTAATTAGAGTAGATAACAGTTCTGGGTCCTTTTTGGACATAGCACCTGGACAGAACAGACATTTCATACTGACTGCAGTGTGAAAATCACAATAAAGTAAGTATGTAAGAGTCAAATGTAGAGGAGCAAAGCATTTCTGTGAAAAACTACAGAGCATcaatactctttttttttttatttttcttttgtaacaatccacatttgctgtttttaataattttattattttttatacagtattgaaacaaaaaaaaaataatgtggtGCATTCACATTTTTCCCAAGGGATTCTTTGCAAGTTTGATCTCTACATGGGTAAAACAGTGAAAAGCTTGAAGCTGGATCCATCCATGTTAAAACTCACAGGGAATAGGAAGACTGGGCCTGATTTAAAAATCATCAATATAAGTTTTGttggatttcttttcttttttctgagCCAACATTTTATTCCccatttgtgtgtttactgtgtttttgtaagGGACGATGAATCAGGTTCCCAGAATTTGTCTTTAAAAGAAACTTCCAGTCCATGCGTAACAACAgtccaaagaaaacaaacaaatcccatccagtctcttcctcctctcatcACCAGTTCATCTTCTACGCAACATAGGTGTACACTTTACGGTCTTCTGGCGTCCTCGCCAAGTATTCTCTTTCTATAAGTCCTTCTATACGCTTTTTGATTACCACAGGGCTGGGAAGAAAACGTGCCCGGAGCTGCTGAGTCACCTGAAGACAAAGTCACAAAATATAAGAAACAGCACCTGTCCTACAACTTCTCTGCAGAACTTGGGAgtcacaataaaatatttaaaagttttGGGATCAAGAAGTGGAGCAGATGGAAAGCTATAGATTAAAATGACTGTTCATCATTAAAAAGGGAAACCGAGCTAAATTCATGTTCTCATGTGGGTTCCTTACCTCTGCCACCAAGACGTTGTGCTGCATCTTCTTCCTCGACTTCATGATTCTGACAATGGCTGCCTCAATCTCATGCTTCCTGTCATCATCCACTTTCTGCCGCGTCTCTTTCCTTTCGGGGTCTGATTCTCCTTGTTTAGCAGCAACTGGGAAAGTAGTATACAGGAACAAGATGAGGTTTGAagagaaaatgcagaaaatctCTCGATGTACTGTTTAATCTTAGCAGAAAGGCCACTTCCATGTCACAATATATTTTTGAACAGAAGACTTCATTTGCCATTAGGCTGAAACAATACTGGGGCATTCCGTTCATATTCTTAGCTGAACGTATCTACTACTGTACACCAGGTATTGATACTGTAGTTACATAATAacttaaaaactaaataactaaactaaaaaaaaaaaatcacaggaTGATCAACTTTTACAAGTGCAGTAGTCCTCAACCATTTAGCTTACAGTACAAAAAAGGTTATTCCACAGTATCATGTTTCAGATTTCCAGAAATTAAACCTTCTAACCAAAGACGCAGTACATAGTATACAGACAGTAGCGGACAGAACCTCGCCCAGAAGTGAGGTTGAACTTGAGCTCTCTGTAGTGACGATATGTGGCATCGCACACAAAGTTTGCCCACCTGTCTGTATTTTGACTCTGTGCAGTTTGGAAGTGAACTGATCATTGACTGTAAACACGTGGCCGCTCTCAATCTCCTTGGACTTTGGCTCCTTGGTCAGCACTCTCTGTGTTGGCTTCCCACAGGCCAACGACTGCAACGCTCGCACCAACTCCCTCTCAGGAATATCTGTCTCCTGCTGGATCTCCTGTAGAGGGGGGACAAAAACGGGCGAAGAGGTTGTAAAAACGGGCAGATCATTGTAAGATTCTTTCCTCGCTAAGAAGGATGCATGTAAGTCATACAGTAAAGCAAAAATAACCTCTACAAAGACAAATAGATCTAATTGGAGAGTGAGGTCAAGATGGCCAGGTATAGGTGCTTTGCTGTGTCCCCACCTCAAAAGTGCACTTTTCTCTGTTATTGAAGAGCATGAGGATTGTCATCTGGAAGGTGGAGACCTGCAGTATGTGTTTCCGGGTGTTTGAGCCGGTCACCTGAGCACCTCCCACTCCCACTTCTGAACCATCCTCCTGCAGATAAAGTAGAAGGGACAGTAGATTTGTGAATGATGATACTGCCTTGACGTAAACGAGTTGCTTCCCGATTCCAATACTAAACAGCATCATTGCATCGTGAATAAAGTGGCTGACAATAAACCTGCATTTTCAAATGCCATTCTACCTTTTTAATAGCTCCATAGAAAGTTGCGTTTAGGTCTGCCCCACCCATGTGGTGTTGCAGTGTGAGTTGTCTACCACTGTGCTTAGCGAGGTAAAACCTGTGAAATAAAAGCCAGGAGCAAGTTTTTTAGAAACCAACAAAATTTAGCCTGCCTATgtatagtaaaaaataaattgagtaAATTTAAGAGCATTACCTTCTAAAGACTTCAAAGGCATGTCTGGGAGCAGGGGGGATGGTGCATTTAGGTGTTGCCGACTGTGTAGGCCAGTAGCCAGTGGTGAGGACTCTTACTGTGAGGTCTACACCACTTAGAGATGCCTTAAAGAGATTAACAGAATTTCTTTTAATAGAAATTAATAAAAGCTTACTGACTCTTAGTTACAAAATAAGTGGTACACAACTATGGGTTACTTTTTATGACATTCTGATGCACTAATAAACGTAAATTAATTGCGCGAAAATTAGCTTCATATCAAACATGGGTTTTTAAGTGTGCCCTGTTTAGAGTCACTTGTGTTTGAGTTTTTCTGAAAGGGCGTCTCACTGCCTTACCGATGTGGTCTGTATGTGTTGCCTGAACTCATCCATGGTAGTGTTGGAGATGCTCATGTCTCTGAACATCCCTTCCAGTTTCGAGGTAAACTGACAGCCGCATTCTGTCTGTgaaggagaaagacagagaacagGGAGTTGAAACTACTGACGGGAACAGTATGAGGGATGTGCACATACATCTGGCTGCAAAACTGTCTCACTCCCTTTACCTTGAGCTTAGAGATCATGTTCTTCTCCGAGTCATCTGAGACACTCTTGTTGCTGAGCAGCCTGCGGCCCAGATGCTGCTTGTAGTACCTTTCAAACACATCTTTCTCCTGCATGAACCTGAACAACACCATGGCCTTGTCAAGGATTGACTCCACCTCCTGTTCTGTCAACTGCTCAAACCAGATGGGGAGAAAATGAACGAGGCAACGTGCAggacatacaaaacaaaataaaaaaatatcaaaaataattatatttactttgtgttgaaaaaaaCTCAAAGGAGCTACATACCCCTTTGACACCCTTCTTGAGCTTGTCATCAATAAAGAGTGAAAGGTACTCTGGTGAGCGGGAGTTGAGGTTGAGAAAATACTCAAAGTCTCCTGCTATGGTTTGTTTGAAGAGTCTGTCATTGTTGAAGGACTCGAGGAGGAAGCGATCAAACCGTGTCTTCAGGTCTAGCAGGCCCTGTTAAGGACGCAATTACAAAGAGGTGATAAATTCTATAATGACATTTCCCTCTCATTTACAGTTTCACGCAGGGCTCTGCAAGTCTTCAGAcataaagttgtgttttaaGAATCATAAAAACCAGCATACCTGGATGTAGTCGACAGGGTTTttgccctctccctcttctGACACCAGAGCTTTGCCTTGCTCCCTCAGGTAAGAGCTCATACACTCGCACATCGTTTTCAGGCCATTTGGCACACGACTGAACAGCTTGTACATGCATGCCAGGTCTGAGAGGGAGACATGAGAGGGAAAAACAATGAGAAGTGTTGAGGCAAGGCCGAAAATTGATAATCCCTTGAttgaaattatttcattttcatcatcatcagaatTAATTCAAAAGAGAAAAATCTATTAGAAAAAGCTTTTACCTTCTGTCTTGCCGTTTTTG
This genomic window contains:
- the ap1s3b gene encoding AP-1 complex subunit sigma-3b isoform X1: MMRFLLLFSRQGKLRLQKWFTPISEREKKKIIRDMTTMVLARQPRSCNFLHWKDLKIIYKRYASLFFCLAIENQENELLALEVIHRYVELLDKYFGNVCELDIIFNFEKAYFILDEFLIGGEIQETSKQMVNRSIEASDMLQEDDNSDWYEVELFG
- the ap1s3b gene encoding AP-1 complex subunit sigma-3b isoform X3; the protein is MMRFLLLFSRQGKLRLQKWFTPISEREKKKIIRDMTTMVLARQPRSCNFLHWKDLKIIYKRYASLFFCLAIENQENELLALEVIHRYVELLDKYFGNVCELDIIFNFEKAYFILDEFLIGGEIQETSKQMVNRSIEASDMLQETMEEYMSKPAF
- the ap1s3b gene encoding AP-1 complex subunit sigma-3b isoform X2 produces the protein MRFLLLFSRQGKLRLQKWFTPISEREKKKIIRDMTTMVLARQPRSCNFLHWKDLKIIYKRYASLFFCLAIENQENELLALEVIHRYVELLDKYFGNVCELDIIFNFEKAYFILDEFLIGGEIQETSKQMVNRSIEASDMLQEDDNSDWYEVELFG
- the LOC123972721 gene encoding dehydrogenase/reductase SDR family member 12-like, whose amino-acid sequence is MSLYRNAIWFLNGIHQYTRKGHGAASKDFNPQDLNVSVVGRSFMITGANSGIGRATAMAIAKKGGTVHLVCRNKDKAEEARVDIVSESGNTEVYIHVVDMSETRKVWEFAEAFKKQYPSLNVLINNAGCMVHKREVNAEGLERNFATNIMGVYILTQSLIPLLQKSRDPRVITVSSGGMLVQELRVNDLQSERGRFDGVMVYAQNKRQQVVLTQQWAKANPVIHFSVMHPGWVDTPAVSTSMPQFHQRMGERLRSVEQGADTVVWLALSRAAARTPSGQFFQDRRPVPTHLPLAWTHSSAEEIQSFMTQLETLAKAIQSQPDAKPDSSSSPHLV
- the LOC123972706 gene encoding cullin-3-like: MSNLKGGTKKDTKMRIRAFPMTMDEKYVNNIWDLLKNAIQEIQRKNNSGLSFEELYRNAYTMVLHKHGEKLYTGLREVVTEHLINKVREDVLNSLNNNFLQTLNQAWNDHQTAMVMIRDILMYMDRVYVQQNNVENVYNLGLIIFRDQVVRYGCIRDHLRQTLLDMIARERKGEVVDRGAIRNACQMLMILGLDGRSVYEEDFEGPFLDMSAEFFQMESQKFLAENSASVYIKKVEARINEEIERVMHCLDKTTEEPIVKVVERELISKHMKTIVEMENSGLVHMLKNGKTEDLACMYKLFSRVPNGLKTMCECMSSYLREQGKALVSEEGEGKNPVDYIQGLLDLKTRFDRFLLESFNNDRLFKQTIAGDFEYFLNLNSRSPEYLSLFIDDKLKKGVKGLTEQEVESILDKAMVLFRFMQEKDVFERYYKQHLGRRLLSNKSVSDDSEKNMISKLKTECGCQFTSKLEGMFRDMSISNTTMDEFRQHIQTTSASLSGVDLTVRVLTTGYWPTQSATPKCTIPPAPRHAFEVFRRFYLAKHSGRQLTLQHHMGGADLNATFYGAIKKEDGSEVGVGGAQVTGSNTRKHILQVSTFQMTILMLFNNREKCTFEEIQQETDIPERELVRALQSLACGKPTQRVLTKEPKSKEIESGHVFTVNDQFTSKLHRVKIQTVAAKQGESDPERKETRQKVDDDRKHEIEAAIVRIMKSRKKMQHNVLVAEVTQQLRARFLPSPVVIKKRIEGLIEREYLARTPEDRKVYTYVA